A single window of Cryptosporangium aurantiacum DNA harbors:
- a CDS encoding nucleotidyl transferase AbiEii/AbiGii toxin family protein, whose product MALDPLQEQITQTALSLPQAHTLALAGGGAMIAHGLVDRATHDVDLFTEIDPDEAVQVAEALRGALTAAGLKITQAARPPHANRFIAHDPRTG is encoded by the coding sequence ATGGCGCTCGACCCGCTCCAGGAGCAGATCACCCAGACCGCGCTATCGCTGCCGCAGGCGCACACCCTGGCGCTCGCCGGTGGCGGCGCGATGATCGCCCACGGCCTCGTCGACCGCGCGACGCACGACGTCGACCTGTTCACTGAGATCGATCCCGACGAGGCCGTCCAAGTCGCCGAGGCATTGCGAGGCGCACTCACCGCCGCCGGCCTGAAAATCACCCAAGCGGCGCGACCGCCGCACGCCAATCGCTTCATCGCGCACGACCCGCGGACCGGGTAG
- a CDS encoding recombinase family protein: MTTLKPIPADPFTTWMARRRPRFRLDLATATAPAQGRRFAFYARTSTVGFQDPSSSVAWQREAATALIAGSERIIAEYVDLGCSRRVRWEQRPEASALLAAIGSASARFDAIVVGEYERAFSGRQLQQLLPYLTDHDVELWLPEFDGPVHPCDPTHVAVMLLLGTQSTREVQRSRFRVLAAMRCQTIDQGRYLGGRPPYGYRLVDAGPHPNAVHAQWGRRLHRLDPDPAPALNVRWIFAQRLSGCSLASIARHLNDAGIKSPSGADPGRNRNRVGGPWTVQTVASVLGNPRYTGRQVWNRQARVDNVPPAGSRPGTRRWNPGYDWIVSETIAHPGLVSESDFVAAQAIDATPGTPVPARRYALIGLLICAICGRRLEAHWSHGRPGYRCRHGHTSARRKPAGHPKNVYWREDHIIDRAAARLRGTAGSADVLDGPETAAQLLRDTGQAIECGQDDVVLTAGVSIW; encoded by the coding sequence ATGACCACGTTGAAGCCCATCCCTGCTGATCCGTTCACCACCTGGATGGCCAGGCGACGACCGCGGTTCCGCCTCGATCTCGCTACCGCTACCGCTCCCGCGCAGGGCCGGCGATTTGCGTTCTACGCGCGGACCTCGACCGTCGGCTTTCAGGACCCTTCCTCGTCGGTCGCCTGGCAACGCGAGGCCGCCACAGCGCTGATCGCCGGATCCGAGCGGATCATCGCTGAGTACGTTGATCTCGGCTGCTCGCGCCGCGTCAGATGGGAGCAGCGCCCCGAGGCGTCTGCGCTGCTCGCTGCCATTGGGTCAGCCAGCGCGAGATTCGATGCAATCGTGGTTGGTGAATACGAACGAGCGTTCTCCGGCCGCCAGCTCCAACAGCTACTTCCGTACCTCACCGATCACGACGTCGAGCTATGGCTCCCCGAGTTCGACGGACCGGTACACCCCTGCGATCCGACACACGTGGCCGTCATGTTGCTGCTCGGGACGCAGTCAACGCGTGAAGTGCAGCGCTCCCGGTTCCGTGTCTTGGCCGCGATGCGATGCCAGACCATCGACCAAGGCCGATATCTCGGCGGCCGCCCGCCCTACGGCTACCGGCTCGTGGACGCCGGTCCGCATCCCAACGCGGTCCACGCCCAATGGGGACGCCGGCTACACCGCCTGGATCCCGATCCGGCGCCCGCCCTGAACGTGAGATGGATCTTCGCGCAGCGACTCTCCGGCTGCAGCCTGGCCAGCATCGCCCGTCACCTCAACGACGCTGGTATCAAGAGTCCGTCCGGCGCCGATCCCGGACGCAACCGCAACCGGGTCGGTGGGCCGTGGACGGTGCAGACCGTCGCCAGCGTGCTCGGCAATCCGCGTTATACCGGCCGCCAGGTGTGGAACCGCCAGGCCCGTGTCGATAACGTCCCGCCGGCCGGGTCCAGGCCAGGCACGCGGCGCTGGAATCCCGGTTATGACTGGATCGTCAGCGAGACGATTGCACACCCCGGTCTGGTCAGCGAATCCGACTTCGTCGCCGCCCAAGCGATCGACGCGACCCCCGGCACGCCTGTTCCGGCCCGGCGATACGCCTTGATCGGTCTGCTGATCTGCGCCATCTGCGGCCGCCGTCTCGAAGCGCATTGGTCCCACGGCCGGCCCGGCTACCGCTGCCGGCACGGCCACACCAGTGCCCGACGCAAACCAGCCGGCCATCCGAAGAACGTGTACTGGCGTGAAGACCACATCATCGACCGCGCCGCCGCACGACTCCGTGGAACCGCCGGGTCCGCCGACGTGCTCGACGGCCCGGAGACAGCGGCTCAGCTTCTGCGCGACACCGGCCAGGCGATCGAATGCGGCCAGGACGACGTCGTCCTCACCGCTGGCGTCAGCATCTGGTAA
- a CDS encoding DUF499 domain-containing protein encodes MAAKVTPWWKVLKIRSEIVTAAGQIDDVQMSLFQAVHASGVSRPLYADAGYYGEITHPTERLIDLLSEIAIRIGGGEGYLKARAVTRLDQGMGGGKSHACIGAYHLGANPRALMETELGRGISSRAKQRLGHDLDADLGRPHVVVLPCDNMTPGAGVKELDGPATSLYERFLWRLFSRDYSLYERYAPYWSDKNKIAEAIKAINRPVLIIIDEIMDYVGNGLEGVSRPDLAAQDMAFLRALLDVINDVPRVALLVVMIASERDKTALAKEARDRRDDLNSLLERNGLPATVTEVGDFADILRRRLFEAEPAAEVLSATASEYRPIFKEKAWAKNVWDATGNSWQQDWEKQVAECYPFHPMLMSIAKEEWSKVTGFQRVRSTIRIFAATVFAQQQRGRVGEWVPSLLGPGDLPLSDSAVREALLGSGLVEDERTIANYRSLAEIEVVNHDGTSGTARKQDMDREQQWKTSNPRAAERAATFIFLASIVGTLRPGRGRGASAPEVKAAMSVPDVTYSLTDADTVLEELVDPTRGMSAVEVIPGQGNNKPARYYLSTRLTHRMLVNSIRRTITDVERDEVIAEFVQRLVASGPFRDVVFVKADLLRNATDVLTTAGIDRAYTCRLVVLDPSQYSLRNGMEEPTLTAINVSMGLGRGARDLPVQWASSAVYAVANTQRRSLARGVAVEYLARQRALAAPEVQSDDDLKATGTKELAAAKQQLEKALKRAFQHVIYLAQPSPDGERYIDEVTFDEDNYTALDGTLVWKSLAERDKVFDKGQFGSKALIFNLRDQDYGKTLADIRSAFYSAPRLPLLYGGDRDLQQAIYDAVVEGKLDVVYGTGSTAAVTAPGQVNLTSTGLRLARPRPDLCEVCGLSAHDGECVSPAVDSGGAGASTVKDGSSDRIARVDDSAFTPRDESSGADEKQVTFSFTSSILGDTHSADSYASLFKLLYLALDEQQISYLQGTLKLVLPADAAARIQERLTELGIVVGIKSL; translated from the coding sequence ATGGCAGCGAAGGTAACACCTTGGTGGAAGGTGCTTAAAATTCGCTCCGAGATCGTCACCGCTGCGGGTCAGATTGACGATGTTCAGATGTCGCTTTTCCAGGCCGTCCATGCATCTGGCGTCAGTCGACCCCTGTATGCGGATGCCGGCTATTATGGCGAGATTACGCACCCTACCGAGCGATTGATAGACCTCCTGTCGGAAATCGCTATCCGTATCGGTGGAGGTGAGGGCTATTTGAAAGCTCGCGCCGTAACTCGCCTCGACCAGGGAATGGGCGGCGGGAAGTCACACGCTTGCATCGGCGCTTATCACCTCGGGGCCAACCCCCGAGCGCTAATGGAGACCGAGCTCGGCCGCGGCATCTCATCTCGGGCCAAGCAGCGTCTTGGCCACGATCTCGATGCTGACCTTGGTCGCCCGCATGTCGTAGTCCTGCCTTGCGACAATATGACTCCAGGCGCAGGCGTTAAGGAGCTTGATGGGCCCGCGACTAGTCTCTACGAGCGGTTCCTTTGGCGGTTGTTTAGCCGGGACTATTCGCTGTATGAACGGTACGCACCGTACTGGAGCGATAAGAATAAGATCGCCGAAGCCATAAAGGCAATCAATCGGCCGGTCCTGATCATTATCGATGAGATCATGGACTACGTCGGAAACGGACTGGAGGGGGTTTCCAGGCCGGATCTCGCGGCGCAAGATATGGCCTTCCTCCGGGCTCTGCTGGACGTAATCAATGATGTACCGCGCGTCGCACTTCTTGTTGTGATGATTGCGTCGGAGCGAGACAAGACTGCCCTCGCAAAAGAGGCGCGAGATCGTCGAGATGATCTCAATAGTCTACTTGAGAGGAATGGTCTTCCGGCCACGGTGACCGAAGTTGGAGATTTCGCGGATATTCTTCGGCGGCGGCTATTTGAAGCCGAGCCAGCGGCCGAGGTGCTGTCGGCTACTGCCAGTGAGTACCGTCCAATCTTCAAAGAAAAGGCATGGGCGAAGAACGTCTGGGATGCGACCGGCAATAGCTGGCAGCAGGATTGGGAAAAGCAGGTCGCAGAGTGCTATCCGTTCCACCCCATGCTTATGAGCATTGCGAAGGAGGAGTGGAGCAAGGTAACGGGGTTCCAACGTGTCCGCTCCACCATTAGGATCTTTGCAGCAACTGTTTTTGCGCAGCAGCAACGAGGTAGGGTTGGCGAATGGGTCCCGTCGTTGTTGGGTCCGGGAGATCTTCCGCTTTCTGATAGTGCTGTGCGGGAGGCATTGCTAGGTAGTGGGCTTGTGGAAGATGAACGCACTATCGCGAACTACCGTAGCCTTGCGGAGATTGAAGTCGTTAATCACGATGGTACCTCTGGTACCGCACGTAAGCAGGACATGGATCGAGAGCAGCAATGGAAGACAAGTAACCCGCGAGCTGCCGAACGTGCCGCGACTTTTATCTTCCTTGCGAGTATCGTCGGTACGTTGCGACCGGGCCGTGGACGCGGAGCAAGCGCACCAGAAGTTAAAGCGGCCATGAGCGTTCCGGATGTCACCTACAGCTTGACGGACGCAGACACAGTCCTGGAAGAGCTTGTAGACCCGACGCGTGGCATGAGTGCTGTGGAAGTCATACCTGGCCAAGGAAACAATAAGCCGGCCCGCTATTACCTGTCCACTCGCCTTACTCATCGAATGCTGGTTAATAGCATTCGGCGAACTATTACCGACGTTGAGCGGGACGAGGTGATAGCGGAGTTTGTGCAGCGTCTGGTTGCCAGTGGTCCTTTTCGCGACGTTGTCTTTGTTAAGGCTGATCTTCTTCGGAACGCCACTGACGTGCTGACGACCGCGGGTATCGACAGGGCCTATACCTGTAGGCTGGTCGTACTGGATCCGTCGCAATACAGCCTCCGTAATGGGATGGAGGAGCCGACATTGACGGCTATCAATGTCTCAATGGGGCTCGGGAGGGGTGCTCGGGACCTTCCGGTGCAGTGGGCAAGTAGTGCGGTCTATGCGGTTGCGAACACGCAGCGACGCAGTCTCGCACGAGGTGTCGCGGTCGAGTATTTGGCACGCCAGAGGGCGCTGGCTGCGCCGGAAGTTCAAAGCGATGACGATCTCAAAGCTACTGGAACGAAGGAGCTCGCGGCAGCAAAACAGCAGTTGGAGAAGGCTCTCAAGCGTGCCTTTCAGCATGTTATCTATCTGGCTCAGCCGAGCCCCGACGGCGAGCGTTATATTGACGAAGTAACGTTTGACGAGGACAATTACACCGCTCTTGATGGAACGTTGGTGTGGAAAAGCCTCGCGGAGCGAGATAAGGTCTTTGACAAAGGTCAGTTTGGCTCGAAGGCGCTGATTTTCAATTTGCGCGATCAAGACTACGGGAAGACCCTCGCAGACATTCGTTCCGCTTTCTACAGTGCGCCCAGATTGCCCTTGTTGTACGGTGGTGATCGCGACTTGCAGCAGGCGATCTACGACGCTGTTGTTGAGGGGAAGCTTGACGTTGTATATGGGACGGGAAGCACTGCTGCCGTAACCGCACCGGGACAAGTTAATCTGACCAGCACAGGTCTTAGGCTCGCCCGACCTCGGCCGGACCTTTGTGAAGTGTGCGGTCTTTCGGCGCACGACGGTGAATGTGTTTCTCCTGCCGTGGATAGCGGGGGTGCAGGTGCGTCGACGGTCAAAGATGGGTCATCCGATCGAATTGCAAGGGTTGACGACTCTGCGTTCACTCCGCGCGATGAGAGCTCTGGTGCAGACGAGAAGCAGGTGACTTTCTCGTTCACAAGCTCCATTCTCGGCGATACGCACAGCGCCGACTCGTACGCAAGTCTGTTCAAACTTCTGTATCTAGCCCTTGATGAGCAGCAGATTAGCTATCTTCAAGGAACTCTGAAGTTGGTCCTACCTGCAGATGCGGCAGCGAGGATACAAGAACGCCTTACGGAGCTAGGTATCGTTGTCGGCATAAAGAGTCTATGA
- a CDS encoding DUF1156 domain-containing protein: MTRLIERWFPCSEVSRAAATGWGHGKVEKTLFPWFAARPPAQAKAAVICSLLPWPDDIDEQKRIQALVTEAMQGRYAARFELQKLIRETNPDGAEVLDPFSGRGMIPLEAARLGLRSLAVDYSPIAVLASLALTDYPFRSWDSEPELPFESGQHALLDARPRLVRDVEITLQEVSRQYSASMQEFYPEAAGLHPWAYLWAVTLPCQDCGRRFPLVASYELRKPSVKKGRRGEPDFKDPGQSFFVKPDHKHGSFEVVVHDGPPREQPTLANLTKSDGTKIAGKSAKCIFCSHPHPVSLHRRLTDEGFGRDALLIVSDLDSRVGKSYRAASPAELTAAVAAGRALQEEPEFAPGIPAVPDERIAPGNNNIIGPSIYGVKSFGQYMNARQTLAFVRLARIIGAVGADLETAGLSREYVKALATYCVAVLVRKVRRSGRACTLDVKVQAAHDIYSNQGSIGYSYDFLEVGIGSGQGTWDSIAASEVSTLRNLMDGLPKGTPTDVTRGSATALSLRSSSIAAVVADPPYDEMLAYADSSDVMYVWAKRALHSLMPEIAISVDPHGAQEKQDEIIVKRVRGEAPGEHRTREHYDRRIVESFTEMARVVRPVGLVTIVFGSGDIEVWRRLLEGFQKAGLIMTASWPANTESGSHQGKANIQTTLTMSCRPAPSGRLPGRKGSVEAEIVAEIKRRYLDWERWGLAPADMLMAAAGPAMEVVGRYSNVLDAKGESVEIHKFLPLARAAVQSAMAVEVDHYPLETFDSRTRFALWWIRLYGRQVQAKSELRWQTLASSLEIADVRDLVNDVDGGIRFTSARAFKGRVGSESAVIDVVLALAAASDQGLGAMGEVISSSGRPADDVYLWAAIQFLADRLPDNDPDAIAFTRILRSRGGIATAAETAASAAEARFLRGEGGGDGQLTLL; this comes from the coding sequence ATGACCCGCCTGATTGAACGATGGTTTCCTTGCAGTGAGGTTTCGCGGGCGGCCGCAACCGGTTGGGGGCACGGAAAGGTCGAAAAGACGCTCTTTCCGTGGTTCGCTGCTCGGCCGCCGGCGCAGGCAAAGGCCGCGGTCATCTGCTCACTTCTTCCATGGCCGGACGATATCGACGAGCAGAAGCGCATTCAGGCTCTTGTTACGGAAGCAATGCAGGGCCGATATGCCGCTAGGTTCGAACTGCAAAAGCTTATACGTGAGACAAACCCCGACGGCGCCGAGGTTTTGGACCCGTTTAGCGGGCGAGGCATGATTCCGTTGGAGGCAGCAAGATTGGGGCTACGGTCGCTGGCAGTCGACTATAGCCCTATCGCCGTACTGGCGAGTTTGGCACTAACCGACTATCCATTTCGCTCTTGGGATAGCGAACCAGAGCTTCCGTTTGAGTCCGGTCAGCATGCGCTGCTGGATGCGCGGCCCCGCCTCGTGCGAGATGTAGAGATCACTCTTCAGGAAGTATCTAGGCAATACTCCGCGTCCATGCAGGAGTTTTATCCGGAAGCGGCCGGCCTCCATCCCTGGGCCTACTTGTGGGCGGTAACGTTGCCGTGTCAAGATTGTGGGCGACGGTTTCCGCTCGTTGCATCATACGAGCTGCGCAAACCGAGCGTAAAGAAGGGCCGTAGGGGCGAACCAGATTTTAAAGACCCAGGTCAGTCATTCTTTGTCAAGCCAGATCACAAACACGGATCGTTCGAGGTCGTCGTCCACGACGGTCCCCCGCGCGAGCAACCGACTCTGGCGAACCTGACCAAGTCCGACGGAACCAAAATTGCCGGAAAGTCGGCGAAGTGTATTTTCTGCTCGCATCCTCATCCGGTGAGCCTCCATCGCCGACTAACTGACGAGGGTTTTGGCAGGGACGCACTCCTAATCGTCTCCGATCTAGATAGCCGCGTTGGAAAATCATATCGCGCCGCGTCTCCTGCCGAGCTTACCGCTGCAGTGGCGGCAGGTCGCGCGCTGCAAGAGGAACCGGAGTTCGCCCCAGGCATTCCAGCTGTGCCAGATGAAAGAATCGCCCCGGGAAATAACAACATTATCGGTCCCTCTATTTATGGTGTAAAAAGTTTTGGCCAGTATATGAACGCTAGGCAGACACTGGCGTTTGTAAGGCTGGCGCGGATTATCGGCGCCGTGGGGGCCGATCTAGAAACAGCCGGGCTTAGCAGAGAATATGTGAAAGCGCTAGCCACGTATTGCGTCGCTGTTCTGGTTCGCAAAGTACGACGTTCGGGGCGAGCGTGCACGCTTGACGTCAAAGTTCAAGCCGCACACGATATCTATTCGAACCAAGGTTCAATCGGGTACTCTTATGATTTCCTTGAGGTGGGTATCGGATCTGGTCAAGGAACTTGGGACTCAATCGCTGCCAGCGAGGTGTCAACGCTTCGAAACCTCATGGATGGCTTGCCCAAAGGGACGCCAACTGACGTCACCAGGGGAAGTGCAACGGCGCTTTCACTGCGCTCTTCGAGTATCGCGGCGGTAGTTGCCGATCCTCCCTACGATGAAATGCTTGCGTACGCGGACTCGTCGGATGTGATGTACGTATGGGCCAAGCGAGCGCTGCATTCGCTCATGCCAGAGATTGCGATCAGTGTCGACCCGCATGGAGCGCAGGAGAAGCAGGACGAAATTATTGTCAAGCGCGTGCGCGGTGAAGCGCCAGGCGAGCATAGGACGCGTGAGCACTACGACAGAAGGATAGTAGAGTCCTTTACGGAGATGGCGCGGGTTGTTCGGCCGGTTGGGCTTGTGACGATAGTCTTCGGCTCTGGCGATATTGAAGTCTGGCGCCGCCTTCTCGAAGGATTTCAGAAGGCGGGCCTCATTATGACTGCATCTTGGCCGGCTAATACAGAGTCTGGCAGTCATCAAGGTAAGGCCAATATACAAACCACTTTGACCATGTCATGTCGGCCTGCGCCGTCAGGCCGCCTCCCAGGTAGAAAAGGTTCGGTCGAAGCCGAAATTGTGGCCGAAATCAAGCGCCGCTACCTTGATTGGGAGCGATGGGGGCTAGCACCGGCGGATATGTTGATGGCTGCGGCTGGACCTGCCATGGAGGTGGTAGGACGCTATTCAAACGTTCTCGATGCAAAGGGTGAGTCCGTCGAGATTCATAAGTTTCTTCCATTGGCTCGGGCCGCAGTCCAGTCTGCAATGGCTGTAGAAGTCGATCACTATCCGTTGGAGACTTTTGACTCGCGGACGCGATTTGCGCTTTGGTGGATTCGGCTCTACGGTCGACAGGTTCAAGCCAAGTCGGAGCTGAGATGGCAAACTCTTGCGTCTTCGCTCGAAATTGCGGATGTTCGGGATCTAGTGAACGACGTCGATGGCGGAATTCGATTCACTTCCGCACGTGCGTTCAAGGGTCGGGTTGGAAGTGAGTCCGCAGTAATCGATGTGGTTCTGGCATTGGCCGCTGCGTCGGATCAAGGACTCGGGGCTATGGGCGAGGTCATTTCGTCATCTGGGCGTCCGGCCGACGACGTATATCTATGGGCAGCCATTCAGTTCTTGGCTGACCGTCTCCCCGATAACGACCCTGATGCAATTGCGTTCACTCGGATCCTGCGCAGTCGAGGGGGCATCGCGACTGCGGCAGAGACCGCGGCATCGGCTGCCGAGGCTCGTTTCCTGCGTGGCGAGGGCGGTGGTGACGGGCAACTTACTCTTCTGTAG
- a CDS encoding helicase-related protein, protein MPEFATIRYVLPADEPGAVDLIVVDDEGHRHEINLSPGDDHTVRILASDGRADSARVLAGMWTLWMGAAAANAETSAIASTPLKPYAHQTTAVYGAMLPQPQLRFLLADEPGTGKTIMAGLYIREMQRLGLVRRALIVCPANLATKWVDDFARLLNGGLRQLTSATIREDALNSADLWVVSLELAAVNPAVLEAIRPDKAGWDLVVFDEAHRLTPTATAYHQVGRLLAKNTPRALLMTATPHRGKEWLFRHLLHLVDPQIYPDPGSDPNVDLSALRPGPIHFLRRMKEDLVDYDGRTRLFKGRTASNQSIPLSQVEYSYYQSALDMVDQFFAPTAQPLARMVYGKRAASSLFALAETLRRRSALMGQMSEAEAALNADQDYLGDESEADEARVVHSGSTSARAERSAIKVLIENIEQSMASAEWRASKWKRTIDDCLRPHGITPGSAEQAVIFTEYADTATWIVDRLTSEHFTARVYSGRQSKAERDEIRSAFMREEFQIIVTTDAGNEGIDLQAAHVLINYDIPWSLVRLEQRMGRIHRVGQNRDVHLYNLVAVDTREGDTLIRLLDNFMTAANELRGQMFDSLSAVAEITGVEYEKWLSDLYGNDDRKKQAAINAATAIQAQELARAARKVRDTERKLASQVDAVAALTLLQRDLFARINPAIVEAYLDRLSTAGIMQVELTTAGAGFRRLTLNSGELPSGLGGGTGVHIATSGDAIRTAAGVIDIADTITLGPGEPGFTDLIGMVAQSVTEDMYQSGGVDDPTSLTPYDLYAYEATLSENEGKRASTWAVLIKVDDSGNARAIRWETLANLVPSIRTGTPVHPARFESSKSEAERMASQTIGEHRRVRTDWFSQARKDLANLPLSLTEGIADRSTRLALRRQLQLQTTARILQLERLTEVDLTEPKLVGRIRVHAAADSGIADDLNSELISMKHVQYMLQSDGWTVEDVHLEGRGYDLDARRNSQTRHIEVKGVLGNAASDGIRMTGNEVLIATQQRNEYWLYVVDKCADGHGRMFGAYQDPALLFAAEMTGDAIFRVPGTSLKNAPGSNV, encoded by the coding sequence GTGCCCGAATTTGCTACGATCCGCTACGTCTTGCCAGCCGACGAGCCGGGCGCAGTTGACCTCATCGTCGTGGACGATGAAGGCCACCGTCATGAGATAAACCTTTCACCGGGCGATGACCACACGGTCCGCATCCTCGCTAGCGATGGGAGGGCCGACTCGGCGAGGGTTCTCGCTGGGATGTGGACACTATGGATGGGTGCCGCAGCGGCGAATGCCGAGACGAGTGCGATAGCGTCTACGCCTCTGAAGCCCTACGCCCACCAAACAACAGCCGTGTACGGTGCAATGCTTCCCCAGCCTCAACTGCGCTTCCTCTTGGCAGATGAACCGGGGACCGGCAAGACAATTATGGCGGGACTCTACATTCGAGAGATGCAGCGTCTTGGGCTGGTCCGTCGCGCACTCATTGTATGCCCGGCAAATCTGGCGACCAAGTGGGTAGACGATTTTGCGCGCTTGCTCAATGGTGGGCTTCGCCAGCTTACTTCTGCAACGATCCGCGAAGACGCGCTGAACAGCGCCGATCTGTGGGTAGTTAGCCTCGAACTTGCGGCCGTGAATCCAGCGGTCCTGGAAGCAATTCGCCCAGATAAAGCCGGATGGGATCTCGTCGTCTTCGACGAAGCGCACCGCCTCACGCCGACTGCAACCGCATACCACCAGGTCGGTAGGCTGCTCGCTAAAAACACCCCGCGTGCACTACTAATGACCGCCACGCCACACCGCGGGAAAGAGTGGTTGTTTCGCCACTTGCTCCACCTAGTTGACCCACAGATCTATCCCGACCCTGGTAGTGACCCGAACGTCGACTTGAGCGCCCTGCGTCCTGGACCAATACACTTCTTGCGCCGAATGAAGGAAGATCTAGTTGATTACGATGGAAGGACGCGCCTCTTCAAAGGACGAACCGCCTCAAATCAAAGCATTCCTCTGTCGCAAGTCGAATACAGTTACTATCAGTCCGCACTGGATATGGTTGACCAATTCTTCGCGCCGACTGCTCAACCCCTCGCACGGATGGTTTACGGTAAGCGAGCGGCATCTAGCCTATTTGCGCTAGCGGAGACACTACGCCGGCGAAGCGCCCTGATGGGGCAGATGAGCGAGGCGGAGGCTGCCCTCAACGCGGATCAAGATTATCTGGGCGATGAGAGCGAGGCCGATGAGGCGCGGGTCGTTCACTCCGGCTCGACCTCCGCTCGAGCAGAGCGCAGTGCAATCAAAGTTCTTATCGAAAATATTGAACAGTCGATGGCCTCCGCCGAGTGGCGTGCTTCCAAATGGAAGCGCACAATAGACGATTGTCTTCGACCGCACGGAATCACTCCGGGAAGTGCGGAGCAAGCCGTGATTTTTACCGAATACGCCGATACGGCGACCTGGATCGTTGATAGACTGACGTCTGAGCATTTCACTGCGCGGGTATATTCCGGCCGTCAGAGCAAAGCAGAGCGCGATGAGATCCGCAGCGCGTTTATGCGAGAAGAGTTCCAGATTATCGTTACCACCGATGCTGGGAACGAGGGAATCGACCTTCAGGCCGCCCATGTGTTGATCAACTACGATATCCCATGGTCCCTTGTGCGGCTTGAGCAGCGGATGGGAAGAATTCATAGAGTCGGCCAGAACCGCGACGTCCATCTGTACAACCTTGTCGCGGTGGACACCCGCGAAGGCGATACCCTAATCCGTCTCCTCGACAACTTTATGACTGCTGCGAATGAGTTGCGCGGCCAGATGTTCGACAGCCTCTCAGCAGTGGCAGAGATAACAGGGGTTGAATACGAAAAGTGGTTGTCAGACCTTTACGGGAATGACGATAGAAAGAAACAAGCAGCGATAAACGCAGCAACAGCGATTCAAGCTCAGGAACTGGCTAGGGCCGCTCGGAAGGTTCGGGACACCGAACGTAAGCTTGCAAGCCAGGTAGACGCAGTAGCCGCGTTGACTCTATTGCAGAGGGATCTCTTCGCTCGCATTAATCCAGCAATTGTGGAAGCGTACTTGGACCGCCTCTCTACGGCTGGCATTATGCAAGTTGAACTTACGACCGCAGGCGCAGGCTTCCGGCGATTGACTCTGAACTCCGGCGAGCTACCCTCCGGCCTCGGCGGTGGCACGGGAGTTCACATTGCAACTAGTGGTGATGCGATCCGTACAGCTGCGGGCGTGATAGATATAGCCGACACGATTACCCTCGGCCCCGGAGAACCCGGCTTCACCGATCTAATCGGAATGGTCGCTCAGTCTGTTACCGAGGACATGTATCAATCGGGCGGCGTTGACGACCCAACGAGCCTAACACCTTACGACCTCTATGCTTATGAAGCTACGCTCTCTGAGAACGAAGGTAAGCGCGCAAGCACATGGGCCGTGCTTATCAAGGTTGACGACAGCGGGAATGCTCGCGCCATTCGTTGGGAGACGCTTGCAAACCTTGTCCCATCCATTCGGACTGGCACGCCTGTTCATCCGGCACGATTTGAGAGTTCCAAATCGGAAGCTGAAAGAATGGCGAGCCAGACAATCGGCGAGCACCGACGTGTTCGAACGGACTGGTTCTCTCAGGCACGAAAGGACCTGGCGAATCTACCGCTCAGTCTCACTGAAGGGATAGCCGATCGCAGTACGCGCCTCGCACTCCGCCGACAACTACAGCTGCAAACAACGGCGCGTATCCTTCAGCTCGAGCGTCTGACAGAAGTGGACCTTACCGAGCCCAAGCTTGTGGGCCGGATTCGCGTGCACGCCGCGGCGGACTCAGGTATCGCTGACGACCTGAACTCTGAGCTGATTTCCATGAAGCATGTCCAATATATGCTCCAGTCCGACGGATGGACGGTCGAAGATGTTCATCTTGAGGGACGCGGGTATGACTTGGACGCCCGCCGGAACAGTCAAACGCGGCACATCGAGGTGAAGGGCGTCCTCGGAAACGCTGCAAGCGACGGCATCCGAATGACTGGCAACGAGGTTCTAATCGCAACCCAGCAACGTAATGAGTACTGGCTGTATGTCGTGGACAAATGCGCTGACGGCCATGGACGAATGTTTGGGGCATATCAGGACCCCGCGCTCCTATTCGCCGCAGAGATGACTGGCGACGCGATTTTCCGAGTTCCAGGAACTAGTCTCAAGAATGCTCCGGGGAGCAACGTATGA